The following nucleotide sequence is from Barnesiella viscericola DSM 18177.
CGGCACAGAACTGCACCGTCTCGTCCAGAATATCGTGGGCCGGGTTGCCGCTCAGGTTGAAATAGGAGTGGTTGGTCAGGTTCACGATGGTAGGCTTGTCGGTCGTGGCCGTATATTGCAGCCGCAGTGCATTGTCCGAAGTCAACGTATAAACCACCTTCACATCGAGGTTGCCGGGGAAGCCGGCCTCGCCGTCGGGACTTTGCAAGGTCAGTTCAAGCGTGGTGTCGTTAGGTTGCACGGCATTCCACACACTGTGGTGAAATCCCTTGGGCCCCCCGTGCAGACAATGTCCGTAGTTGTTTTGCGGCAGTTGATACTCCACCCCGTCGAGGGTGAAACGACCCTGAGCGATGCGGTTGCCATAGCGGCCGATCAGAGCGCCGAAATTCCCGTCGATATGGATATAGTCGGCAATGGAGTCATGTCCCAGCACCACGTCGCGATACTGGTTGTCGCGGTCGGGAACCATGACCGACACGATACGCCCGCCGTAATTGGTCACACACACCTCCATGCCCGACTGGTTTTCCAGTACATAGAGTTTCACCGGTTTCCCGTCGACGGTAGTCTCGAACTTCGAGCGGTCCAGGCCCGATTTCGTCACCCCTTCCGTGTCCGATTTCGAAGTGCAGGCAGCCAGCAATACAACCCATGCCCCTGCCCAAATCAGTTTACTGTTCATAAATGTATTTTATTTATCCGACAATCATTTATCCAGCGAGTGGCAAATGCGGGAGTTGATTTCCCGAATGCGATCTTCGTCCATCTTCACCACCTTACGGTCGTAGGTCATGATACCGTTTACCTCCACCTCCACATCGGTCGTTTGGGTATAAACAGCACCGGTAAAGCCTCGCTCAATCAGGTCGAGCAGCTCCTCGCCATACTTGACATACTGGTCGGTCACCTCTTTCGACGATTTGAACTGTATGTATCCCCAGTTACGGTCGGGAGTCCACAGATGACCTTCCATCGGGAAGCCTATACCTCCATACTCACCCAACACGTTGGCCCGATGGGTATCATACAGATACATGCTCGGACCGGGATAGTGGTGCAGGTCGAGTATGTCGCCGCACATGAAGAAGTTTCCGCCACTGGCCGAGTTGACCAATCGGGAGGGGTCGTATTGCTGAGTCCACTCGGTAATCTCAACCGTCTTGAACTGCCCCCAGGCTTCGTTGAAAGGCACCCAGGTCGAGATGCAGGGATAGGAATAAAGGTAATCGATAATCTCTTTCCACTCCCTCCGGTAATTGGCCTCGGACTCGGCGCTCCGCTCAAACTCGGAACCCTTGAAGTAGGAGCGGTTCTGCCATTCGCAGCACTTCTCACCACTGGGCATATCCTGCCATACAATCATGCCGATACGGTCGCAGTAAGTGTACCACAAAGCCGGTTCCACCTTCACATGCTTACGTATCATGTTGAAGCCCCAATCCTTGGTCTTCTTCACATCATAAATCATCGCCTCGTAGCTGGGAGCCGTGTAGAGACCATCGGGCCACCAACCCTGGTCGAGCGGACCGAAATGGAAAATATCGCGGTTGTTCAACTGGAAGCGCATGATACCCTTATCGTCTCGTTTCATCGAATACTTGCGCATGGCCGCATAACTCGAAACCCGGTCTACCACCTTGCCGTCGCGCAAGATATTCACCTGCAAGTCATACAGGTAGGGAGAGTCGGGCGACCACAGTTTCACATCTTCGGGCATGGCCACCTCTACGGCCTGGCCGTTCACACTACGGCCGCTTGCCACCTCCTTGCCCCCGTCGAGGACAATCACTTCGGCCACAACCGAAGCAGCGTCGGCCGAAGTCTCCACTCCTACGGAGAGCACGTTTCGGTCGATATCGGGCAAGATTCGCAAATTCTCGATATGCATGTCGGCTACCGGTTCCAGCCACACCGTCTGCCAAATGCCACTCACCGGCGTGTACCAGATACCTTCGGGGTTATTCACCTGTTTGCCACGAGGCTGATACCCCGCATCGGTCGAGTCGTAAACCCGAACAACCAAGGTGTTGGAACCGCTCTTCTTCAAAGCCGGGGTAATGTCGAACGTGAACGGTGTGTAGCCACCCTTGTGCATACCCACCTTCACATCATTCACCCACACGTCGGCCTGCCAGTCGACCGCTCCGAAATGCAACAGCACATGCCGGCCACGCCATTTTGAGGGCACCGTGAAATCACGTTTATACCACAGAGCCTCCTCTTTGCCCAATTGTTTGCCGACACCCGACAAACTCGACTCCACGGCAAAGGGCACGAGAATCTCACCCTCATACTGCCGGGGCATGGCTGCACTCTTCGGCTCTATGGCATAGCTCCACAACCCGTTGAGGTTGGCCCACTCGCCCCGTTCCATGATGGGACGCGGATACTCGTTCCACACTTGATTGACATCGATATTCTCGCCCCACGACGTCTTGATGCGATCGCCTGCCGGAGCATACTGGGCCCACACCACCGTGGCGGCCGCCCACATTCCACATGCTAAAAAAACAGATTTCATATTCATATATCTCTTATTTTTTCTCACTTCAAAAAAGCATTGTATATGATTTCAGAATTGTCGCTATCTGATTTAAACAAATTTCTGTTCTACATAACTATAACGTGAGTTCGATGAATTATACCTATTTGTAAATTTGGTGATTAGCGAAAATTGTTGTAACTTTATAGTGTTCAATTACAAAGTATTACAAACAATAATCGCTATGATCACCGAGGACAAAGTTACAGAATTATTTTGTATGGCGGACGACTTCTGCAAGTTTTTTGATGCAATGATGGAAAAATATACGCTGAAATCAGGCACCAAGCGGCGTTATCACCGCGATTCGACTATGTCAAAGGCAGAAATTATGTTGATTATGATATTGTTCCATGACTCCGGCTACCGTTGTCTGAAACATTTCTATCTGGAAAAAGTATGCAGACATCTGCGCCACCTCTTCCCAAAGATTGTTTCATACAACCGTTTTGTGGAGCTTGAAAAAGAAGTGGCAGTACCATTGGCTCTTTTCATTAAGAAAGTGTTGCTTGGAAAATGCACAGGCATAAGTTTCGTGGACAGCACCCCGTTGCGGGTATGCAGGAATCAAAGGATACATATCCACGAGGTATTCAAGGGTATAGCCCAAAGGGGCAAGTGTTCCATGGGATGGTTTTTCGGTTTCAAACTGCATTTGATATGTAACGAGAAAGGCGAGCTGCTGAACTTCATGATAACTCCGGGTGATGTCGATGACAGGAAACCGTTGGAGTATAAGGCGTTTGTCGAATTCATCTACGGAAAGTTGGTTGCAGACAAGGGCTATATCGGCAAGAACCTCTTCCGACGCATGTTTGTTGACGGTATACAGCTTATTACAAAACTCAAAAGTAACATGAAGGGGGCTTTGATGAGTGTGTCGGACAAATTGCTGCTTAGGAAACGGGCTATTATAGAGACGGTAAACGACGAATTGAAAAACATTGCGCAAGTGGAGCATTCCAGACACAGAAGTTTTGACAATTTCATCGTAAACATACTGGGGGCGATTGCGGCGTACTGCATGTTTCCAAAAAAGCCGTGTATCAATGTACAACGTACATTTGACACACAGCTTGCTTTGTTTTGAATTCGTCGAATTCACGTTAACTATACAACGAATCGTAGCACTCCCCATAGACACGCTATCTATTTCTATTCGTTGTCACAAATATAGTCTACCAATCGCGGGGCCAATATAAATAACGTGAGTTCGATATAAAGATTGAAATTATCAGTTTGAAAATTAGGAACATAGCGATAAAAGCATTAAATTTATAGTGCTCAATTATAACATTTAAGCGACTACCACTATGTTCTCAGAGGCTAAAGTTACGGAGATTTTTTGTATGGCGGATGATTTTTGCAAGGAATTTGCCAAAACACAGGAAAAATATATGGTTGAAGACAAGAATCATAAGCATCGGAATAAGCCGAACCGGATGAGTGATGCGGAAATCATGGTCATCCTAGTCCTGTTCCACTCGGGAGGCTTCAGATGTTTCAAGCATTACTACAAAGAATATGTATGCAAACATCTGACGCATCTCTTTCCCAGACGTGTGTCCTATAACCGTTTTGTAGAACTGGAAAAGGAAGTCCTGCTGCAGCTGACCATTTTCATCAAGGAAGTCCTGTTGGGTACTTGTACCGGTATCAGCTTTGTGGATTCCACACCGCTGCGTGTATGCCGAAACCAACGCATATTGATTCACAAGACTTTTAAGGGTCTCGCCGAACGTGGAAAATGCTCCATGGGATGGTTCTTCGGGTTTAAGCTTCACCTGATCATCAACGATAAGGGTGAAATTCTCAATTTCATGTTTACTCCGGGAAATGTGGATGACCGTGAACCGCTGAAACAGACAAAGTTCCTGAAGAACATCAAGGGCAAACTGTGTGCGGACAAGGGGTATATCGGGCAAACCTTGTTCGAGAACCTATTTCTTAACGGCATACAGTTGATAACCAAAGTGAAGAACAACATGAAGAACTCCCTGATGAGCATAGCGGACAAAATCCTGCTGAGAAAACGAGCTTTGATTGAAACAGTCAATGACGAGTTAAAGAACATCGCCCAGATTGAACACTCCAGACACCGTTCCTTCAATAACTTTATTGCCAACTCGCTCTCTGCCATAGCTGCATACTGCTTCTTTGAAAAGAAGCCCGCCATTGACGTACGTTTTGTCAAAGACGGACAACTCACGATGTTTTAATTTATATCGAACTCACGTTAAATAATCTTCCAAAAAATACCTCTTTTCTTCCAAATCAATCATTTCAGGACAAACTATCACGTTCGAATTGTTATTCTTGACAAAAAATTATTTGACAGTAATCGAGTAAGACTTATATCGAAAGCCCAAAGTACAATTAGACTCATTTTGACAAGTCTACTCATTTATAAAATTTATGACATAAAGCAGAATGACGGGACTCTTTTTGAAAGAGCCCCGTCATTCTGTACAATAAATTCATCTGGTCCTTACTGCTGGTTGAGCAGGAAATGCTTGAAGGCATTAAAGCCCACGGGCATCAGGATACTCTGCTTCTCGCCCTGCATGAAATCGCGCAGTTTCTCGGGAACCGGGACAGGTTCGCCAATGGCCGACTCGACCGTGTCGAGAAATTTGGCCGGGTGGGCCGTTTCGAGACAAATGCCAATTTCGCCGGGCTGCAACCCGTCGACCAGCGCCTGATAACCACAGGCCCCGTGGGGATCGAGCAGATATTGCTCGTTGCGGAAGGTATCGTGCATGGTGCGACGTATCTGGTCGTCGGTATAACTTACACCGCTGATATCGGCACAGATAGCCTCGTGCGAATGTCCGTAGAGGTCGAGTATGCGGGCAAAATTGCTGGGGTCACCCACGTCCATGGCATTGGCGATGGTCGCTACCGAGGGGCGCGGCGTATAGACGCCCGTGCTCAGGTATTGCAGGAAGACGTCGTTACGGTTGTTGGCCGCGATGAAACGCTTCACGGGGAGCCCCATGCGCTTGGCGATGAGTCCGGCCGTGAGGTTGCCAAAGTTGCCGCTGGGCACGCTGAACACCACCTGCTCGGGGTGCTCGACCATGCCGCACAACTGGGCATAGGCATAGAAATAGTAGAACGACTGGGGCAGGAAACGGGCCACGTTGATGGAGTTGGCCGAGGTGAGATAGAGTTTCTCGTTCAGCTCGGGGTCCATAAAGGCTCTCTTCACCAGCGCCTGACAGTCGTCGAAGGTCCCGCTCACCTCCAAGGCGGTGATGTTGTGACCCAACGTGGTGAACTGCTTCTCCTGAATCTCGCTCACCTTGCCCTGCGGATAGAGGACAAAGACCTTCACCCCGGGCACATCGAGGAAACCGTTGGCCACGGCACTGCCGGTATCGCCCGAAGTGGCCACCAGCACATTGACCTGTCGCTTCTCCTGCCGGTTGAAATACCCGAGCAGACGGGCCATGAAGCGGGCACCCACATCTTTGAAAGCCAAGGTAGGGCCATGGAACAGTTCCAGACTATACCGGTTGTCGGCCACCCGCACCAGCGGAATATCAAAGTTGAGGGCATCGTAGACAATCTCTTTCAACTTGTCGGCCTCGACATCTTCACCAAAGAAAGCCTCGGCCACCACAAACGAGATTTCGCGCAGCGTCATCTCCTTCATGTTCTGGTAAAAGGCCGGGGGGAACCGGCGAATTACCTCGGGCATA
It contains:
- a CDS encoding IS982 family transposase; amino-acid sequence: MFSEAKVTEIFCMADDFCKEFAKTQEKYMVEDKNHKHRNKPNRMSDAEIMVILVLFHSGGFRCFKHYYKEYVCKHLTHLFPRRVSYNRFVELEKEVLLQLTIFIKEVLLGTCTGISFVDSTPLRVCRNQRILIHKTFKGLAERGKCSMGWFFGFKLHLIINDKGEILNFMFTPGNVDDREPLKQTKFLKNIKGKLCADKGYIGQTLFENLFLNGIQLITKVKNNMKNSLMSIADKILLRKRALIETVNDELKNIAQIEHSRHRSFNNFIANSLSAIAAYCFFEKKPAIDVRFVKDGQLTMF
- a CDS encoding aldose epimerase family protein, whose protein sequence is MNSKLIWAGAWVVLLAACTSKSDTEGVTKSGLDRSKFETTVDGKPVKLYVLENQSGMEVCVTNYGGRIVSVMVPDRDNQYRDVVLGHDSIADYIHIDGNFGALIGRYGNRIAQGRFTLDGVEYQLPQNNYGHCLHGGPKGFHHSVWNAVQPNDTTLELTLQSPDGEAGFPGNLDVKVVYTLTSDNALRLQYTATTDKPTIVNLTNHSYFNLSGNPAHDILDETVQFCADGFTPIDSTFMTWGEIRPVEGTPFDFRAGKTVGRDIDADDEQLKNGMGYDHNMVLSTGGDLSKVACRISDPTTGIVLEVYTTEPGIQFYTGNFLDGKVKGKRGIAYPRRAAICVETQHYPDSPNQPNYPSVVLRPGETYSSTCIYKFGVE
- a CDS encoding IS982 family transposase, with protein sequence MITEDKVTELFCMADDFCKFFDAMMEKYTLKSGTKRRYHRDSTMSKAEIMLIMILFHDSGYRCLKHFYLEKVCRHLRHLFPKIVSYNRFVELEKEVAVPLALFIKKVLLGKCTGISFVDSTPLRVCRNQRIHIHEVFKGIAQRGKCSMGWFFGFKLHLICNEKGELLNFMITPGDVDDRKPLEYKAFVEFIYGKLVADKGYIGKNLFRRMFVDGIQLITKLKSNMKGALMSVSDKLLLRKRAIIETVNDELKNIAQVEHSRHRSFDNFIVNILGAIAAYCMFPKKPCINVQRTFDTQLALF
- the thrC gene encoding threonine synthase gives rise to the protein MKFYSTNKKTSPVSLHDAVVKGLAADKGLYMPEVIRRFPPAFYQNMKEMTLREISFVVAEAFFGEDVEADKLKEIVYDALNFDIPLVRVADNRYSLELFHGPTLAFKDVGARFMARLLGYFNRQEKRQVNVLVATSGDTGSAVANGFLDVPGVKVFVLYPQGKVSEIQEKQFTTLGHNITALEVSGTFDDCQALVKRAFMDPELNEKLYLTSANSINVARFLPQSFYYFYAYAQLCGMVEHPEQVVFSVPSGNFGNLTAGLIAKRMGLPVKRFIAANNRNDVFLQYLSTGVYTPRPSVATIANAMDVGDPSNFARILDLYGHSHEAICADISGVSYTDDQIRRTMHDTFRNEQYLLDPHGACGYQALVDGLQPGEIGICLETAHPAKFLDTVESAIGEPVPVPEKLRDFMQGEKQSILMPVGFNAFKHFLLNQQ
- a CDS encoding glycoside hydrolase family 2 protein codes for the protein MKSVFLACGMWAAATVVWAQYAPAGDRIKTSWGENIDVNQVWNEYPRPIMERGEWANLNGLWSYAIEPKSAAMPRQYEGEILVPFAVESSLSGVGKQLGKEEALWYKRDFTVPSKWRGRHVLLHFGAVDWQADVWVNDVKVGMHKGGYTPFTFDITPALKKSGSNTLVVRVYDSTDAGYQPRGKQVNNPEGIWYTPVSGIWQTVWLEPVADMHIENLRILPDIDRNVLSVGVETSADAASVVAEVIVLDGGKEVASGRSVNGQAVEVAMPEDVKLWSPDSPYLYDLQVNILRDGKVVDRVSSYAAMRKYSMKRDDKGIMRFQLNNRDIFHFGPLDQGWWPDGLYTAPSYEAMIYDVKKTKDWGFNMIRKHVKVEPALWYTYCDRIGMIVWQDMPSGEKCCEWQNRSYFKGSEFERSAESEANYRREWKEIIDYLYSYPCISTWVPFNEAWGQFKTVEITEWTQQYDPSRLVNSASGGNFFMCGDILDLHHYPGPSMYLYDTHRANVLGEYGGIGFPMEGHLWTPDRNWGYIQFKSSKEVTDQYVKYGEELLDLIERGFTGAVYTQTTDVEVEVNGIMTYDRKVVKMDEDRIREINSRICHSLDK